From the genome of Carassius auratus strain Wakin chromosome 26, ASM336829v1, whole genome shotgun sequence, one region includes:
- the apbb2b gene encoding amyloid-beta A4 precursor protein-binding family B member 2 isoform X5, with translation MMSVCVPSPRNPSPSVDVANHNGPSATPPTSLSLRSSHNQLLSGDVIKQGQATPPKCRKKYALTSIQSAMGLGEGMTPPSSSSATTANPKLAKNGANQLRKATERQDHNKNTTEEDEDGDTAESESEHNIDDELRNVEELSLDSESNVDDVHSDFDLNNELVDEEVNELIDEDTNEKDLVENCGDDLLILSEKTEIVSDRKSPEELKTKGYLESCLDDLSYELSDTQDEDVTKPLLEKEKNPCPSSPSKPHSPEDTPLLSVGSSSSSSSPETKKDRPRTGAKTDRALNRIQNLPHSDEESSWTTLSQDSASLGSPEESDIWGEQSFQTDPDLPPGWKMMTDMAGIYYWHIPTGTTQWERPAPCNPVPTGPSHASRKHSLGSMSPSPTPDHESMSHADIFFGASSRSGSTTSDSSCDPAPIPSSSCLDPTPVLSSNTSSSSDGNVPSCGFVNSCYFPRSSSLQIMPGKDRNSEARHREEDKDLQAASVNPDPSLKEFEGATLRYASLKLRNPAPVEEEDSSSINSDPEAKCFAVRSLGWVEMAEEDLAPGKSSVAVNNCIRQLSYCKNDIRDTVGIWGEGKDMYLILENNMLNLVDPMDRCVLHSQPIASIRVWGVGRDNGRERDFAYVARDKDTRILKCHVFRCDTPAKAIATSLHEICSRIMAERKNAKAMAGGSLQDRTHAGLDVPLQAEFPTPKTELVQKFQVLYVGMIPVARPIGMDILNGAIDSLITSSIRDDWIPVMLNVADATVTVIKEKEEDEVLVECRVRFLSFMGVGKDVHSFAFIMDSGNQHFECHVFWCDPNAGSVSEAVQAACMLRYQKCLVARPPSQKACSQAPPADSVTRRVSTSVKRGVLSLIDTLKQKRPVTELPQ, from the exons ATGATGTCAGTCTGTGTGCCCTCGCCACGTAACCCCTCCCCCTCTGTGGACGTAGCCAATCACAACGGGCCCTCTGCAACTCCGCCCACTTCCCTCAGTCTGCGTTCCTCACACAATCAACTGCTTAGTGGTGATGTCATCAAACAGGGCCAGGCCACGCCCCCAAAGTGCCGGAAGAAGTACGCGCTCACAAGCATTCAGAGCGCGATGGGACTGGGCGAAGGCATGACACCACCCTCGTCATCTTCAGCGACAACTGCCAACCCTAAACTGGCCAAAAATGGTGCGAATCAGCTACGCAAAGCTACAGAGCGACAGGATCACAACAAGAACACCACCGAAGAAGACGAAGATGGAGACACAGCTGAATCAGAATCAGAGCACAACATCGATGATGAGTTGAGGAATGTCGAGGAATTAAGCCTCGACAGCGAGTCTAACGTCGACGACGTTCACAGCGACTTTGACCTGAACAACGAGCTTGTTGACGAGGAAGTGAATGAGTTAATTGATGAGGACACTAATGAGAAGGATCTTGTGGAGAATTGTGGAGACGACCTGCTCATTCTGTCCGAGAAAACAGAGATTGTTTCAGACAGGAAGTCACCTGAGGAGCTTAAGACCAAGGGTTACCTGGAGTCGTGCCTGGATGACCTGTCGTATGAACTGTCGGACACGCAGGATGAGGATGTCACAAAACCTTTGCTGGAGAAAGAGAAGAATCCCTGTCCCTCGTCTCCAAGTAAACCGCACAGCCCTGAGGACACGCCTCTCCTGTCTGTCGgctcttcatcttcttcttcctcACCCGAGACGAAAAAAGACAGACCACGGACGGGAGCCAAGACAGACCGGGCACTAAACCGCATCCAGAACCTTCCACACAGTGACGAGGAGTCCAGCTGGACCACGTTGTCACAGGACAGTGCATCACTGGGCTCACCAGAAGAGAGCG ATATCTGGGGGGAGCAGTCATTTCAGACAGACCCTGATTTGCCTCCAGGATGGAAGATGATGACAGACATGGCTGGTATTTATTACTGGCACATTCCAACGGGCACCACACAGTGGGAGAGACCCGCCCCATGCAATCCGGTGCCAACTGGACCCAGCCATGCCAGCCGCAAACACTCCCTGGGCTCCATGTCTCCCTCGCCTACTCCAGATCACGAG TCGATGTCTCATGCCGACATATTTTTCGGAGCTTCGAGTCGTTCAGGCAGCACCACTTCCGACAGCTCGTGTGACCCCGCCCCCATCCCGTCTTCTTCATGTCTGGACCCTACCCCTGTCCTGTCCTCAAACACTTCCTCATCCTCTGACGGCAATGTTCCTTCCTGTGGATTTGTCAACAGCTGCTACTTT cccCGGTCCTCATCCCTACAGATAATGCCAGGGAAGGATAGAAACTCTGAAGCACGCCATCGGGAAGAGGACAAG GATCTACAGGCAGCCTCAGTAAACCCTGACCCCAGTCTGAAAGAGTTTGAAGGCGCAACTCTCCGCTACGCCTCCCTCAAGCTTCG AAACCCTGCTCCCGTTGAAGAGGAAGATTCCAGCAGCATTAACAGTGACCCTGAAGCCAAG TGTTTTGCTGTGCGCTCTCTTGGCTGGGTAGAGATGGCTGAAGAGGACTTGGCTCCGGGTAAAAGCAGCGTCGCTGTTAACAACTGCATTCGTCAACTGTCTTACTGCAAGAATGACATACGAGACACTGTGGGCATCTGGGGAGAG GGGAAGGATATGTACCTCATTCTGGAGAATAACATGCTGAATCTGGTTGACCCGATGGATCGGTGCGTTCTACACTCTCAGCCAATCGCAAGCATCCGCGTGTGGGGCGTCGGCCGCGATAATGGAAG AGAGAG GGATTTTGCATATGTAGCGCGAGATAAGGACACCCGGATATTAAAATGTCATGTGTTCCGCTGTGACACCCCTGCCAAAGCCATCGCAACGAGTCTGCACGAAATCTGCTCCAGG ATCATGGCAGAGCGCAAGAATGCCAAAGCAATGGCTGGAGGATCCCTAcaggacagaacacatgctgggctCGATGTCCCGCTACAAG CAGAGTTCCCCACACCAAAAACTGAACTGGTGCAGAAATTCCAGGTGTTATATGTTGGCATGATACCGGTTGCCAGACCTATAG GCATGGACATTCTCAATGGTGCAATAGACAGTTTGATAACATCATCAATTAGAGATGACTGGATCCCTGTGATGTTGAATGTAGCCGATGCGACAGTCACAGTCATCAAAGAAAAG GAGGAAGACGAGGTCCTAGTGGAGTGCCGTGTGCGTTTCCTGTCATTTATGGGAGTTGGGAAAGATGTGCATTCGTTTGCATTCATCATGGACTCCGGGAACCAGCACTTTGAGTGTCATGTGTTTTGGTGTGATCCCAATGCTGGCAGTGTATCAGAGGCTGTTCAGGCAGCATGCATG
- the apbb2b gene encoding amyloid-beta A4 precursor protein-binding family B member 2 isoform X6, whose protein sequence is MMLGKDYMLAIVIVNYEDIWGEQSFQTDPDLPPGWKMMTDMAGIYYWHIPTGTTQWERPAPCNPVPTGPSHASRKHSLGSMSPSPTPDHESMSHADIFFGASSRSGSTTSDSSCDPAPIPSSSCLDPTPVLSSNTSSSSDGNVPSCGFVNSCYFPRSSSLQIMPGKDRNSEARHREEDKKQPWSDFAVGKIDSEIWKDLQAASVNPDPSLKEFEGATLRYASLKLRNPAPVEEEDSSSINSDPEAKCFAVRSLGWVEMAEEDLAPGKSSVAVNNCIRQLSYCKNDIRDTVGIWGEGKDMYLILENNMLNLVDPMDRCVLHSQPIASIRVWGVGRDNGRERDFAYVARDKDTRILKCHVFRCDTPAKAIATSLHEICSRIMAERKNAKAMAGGSLQDRTHAGLDVPLQAEFPTPKTELVQKFQVLYVGMIPVARPIGMDILNGAIDSLITSSIRDDWIPVMLNVADATVTVIKEKEEDEVLVECRVRFLSFMGVGKDVHSFAFIMDSGNQHFECHVFWCDPNAGSVSEAVQAACMLRYQKCLVARPPSQKACSQAPPADSVTRRVSTSVKRGVLSLIDTLKQKRPVTELPQ, encoded by the exons ATGATGCTGGGTAAAGACTACATGTTGGCCATTGTTATAGTGAATTACGAGG ATATCTGGGGGGAGCAGTCATTTCAGACAGACCCTGATTTGCCTCCAGGATGGAAGATGATGACAGACATGGCTGGTATTTATTACTGGCACATTCCAACGGGCACCACACAGTGGGAGAGACCCGCCCCATGCAATCCGGTGCCAACTGGACCCAGCCATGCCAGCCGCAAACACTCCCTGGGCTCCATGTCTCCCTCGCCTACTCCAGATCACGAG TCGATGTCTCATGCCGACATATTTTTCGGAGCTTCGAGTCGTTCAGGCAGCACCACTTCCGACAGCTCGTGTGACCCCGCCCCCATCCCGTCTTCTTCATGTCTGGACCCTACCCCTGTCCTGTCCTCAAACACTTCCTCATCCTCTGACGGCAATGTTCCTTCCTGTGGATTTGTCAACAGCTGCTACTTT cccCGGTCCTCATCCCTACAGATAATGCCAGGGAAGGATAGAAACTCTGAAGCACGCCATCGGGAAGAGGACAAG AAACAGCCATGGAGTGATTTTGCTGTGGGAAAGATTGATAGTGAGATCTGGAAG GATCTACAGGCAGCCTCAGTAAACCCTGACCCCAGTCTGAAAGAGTTTGAAGGCGCAACTCTCCGCTACGCCTCCCTCAAGCTTCG AAACCCTGCTCCCGTTGAAGAGGAAGATTCCAGCAGCATTAACAGTGACCCTGAAGCCAAG TGTTTTGCTGTGCGCTCTCTTGGCTGGGTAGAGATGGCTGAAGAGGACTTGGCTCCGGGTAAAAGCAGCGTCGCTGTTAACAACTGCATTCGTCAACTGTCTTACTGCAAGAATGACATACGAGACACTGTGGGCATCTGGGGAGAG GGGAAGGATATGTACCTCATTCTGGAGAATAACATGCTGAATCTGGTTGACCCGATGGATCGGTGCGTTCTACACTCTCAGCCAATCGCAAGCATCCGCGTGTGGGGCGTCGGCCGCGATAATGGAAG AGAGAG GGATTTTGCATATGTAGCGCGAGATAAGGACACCCGGATATTAAAATGTCATGTGTTCCGCTGTGACACCCCTGCCAAAGCCATCGCAACGAGTCTGCACGAAATCTGCTCCAGG ATCATGGCAGAGCGCAAGAATGCCAAAGCAATGGCTGGAGGATCCCTAcaggacagaacacatgctgggctCGATGTCCCGCTACAAG CAGAGTTCCCCACACCAAAAACTGAACTGGTGCAGAAATTCCAGGTGTTATATGTTGGCATGATACCGGTTGCCAGACCTATAG GCATGGACATTCTCAATGGTGCAATAGACAGTTTGATAACATCATCAATTAGAGATGACTGGATCCCTGTGATGTTGAATGTAGCCGATGCGACAGTCACAGTCATCAAAGAAAAG GAGGAAGACGAGGTCCTAGTGGAGTGCCGTGTGCGTTTCCTGTCATTTATGGGAGTTGGGAAAGATGTGCATTCGTTTGCATTCATCATGGACTCCGGGAACCAGCACTTTGAGTGTCATGTGTTTTGGTGTGATCCCAATGCTGGCAGTGTATCAGAGGCTGTTCAGGCAGCATGCATG